The Haloplasma contractile SSD-17B genome includes a window with the following:
- a CDS encoding YjcZ family sporulation protein, producing the protein MSHGYGEGYALILVLFILLVIIGCACISYC; encoded by the coding sequence ATGAGTCACGGATATGGTGAAGGATATGCACTTATACTAGTATTATTTATTTTATTAGTAATCATTGGTTGTGCTTGCATTAGCTATTGCTAA